One Aspergillus oryzae RIB40 DNA, chromosome 2 genomic window carries:
- a CDS encoding putative cell cycle control protein (Cwf19) (uncharacterized conserved protein), giving the protein MTLEDFEKSLAEDQEKRREKSDKERHRHRDRDRSRDRSRHHRHHHHRRHSSRSRERESDRHRDSRHRDEDRHHHKRSRHSTDHGDDRGHAHKRRHRDESKDDESSAAKEVIQEEPTHLKRDAWMEAPSALDIDYVHRRDTTRLEEEPKPTMLQADFELKIHGRELNQHLHDLKDGKALEEIQEEQAQHDVDYTFGDSGSQWRMTKLNAVYREAEESGKPVEEIAIERFGDLRSFDDAREEEAELDRRERYGEGYVGKEKPSGELFQERKLQEGVHRDTHEHIRNPEQELEAHGQGKPIATEPPQNTTQPLDLTALNRLKAQMMKAKLKGSPDAGELEERYNAAAAAMANRKDPGVVVLGVQQNRMLAGKRNEVKAVDTKRGRERGLVEENEDMSIEDMLREERRTRDQLGGEGKRLAERIAKDAKFENDLEYMDDNASKLARRVHQSEINLKNTSISEFQKMNRILDNCPLCHHEDTNTPPIAPVVSLATRVYLTLPTEPELNQGCATIVPIQHRTNLLECDDDEWEEIRNFMKSLTRMYHDQGRDVIFYENAAQPHRKRHAAMEVVPLPYELGETSPAFFKEAILAADAEWSQHKKLIDTLAKSKQGLGRSAFRRTLVKEMPYFHVWFELDGGLGHVVEDENRWPRGDLFAREIIGGMLDLAPDVIKRQGRWNRGGDRRVDGFKKRWRRFDWTRVLFEGQT; this is encoded by the exons ATGACTTTGGAGGATTTTGAAAAGTCATTGGCGGAGGATCAGGAGAAGCGGCGCGAGAAGAGCGACAAAGAACGGCATCGACATCGCGACCGAGACCGCAGTCGGGATCGCTCAAGACATCACcgccatcaccaccatcgtcGCCATTCGTCCAGATCCAGAGAGCGTGAGTCCGATAGACACAGAGATTCGCGACACAGGGATGAGGATAGACATCATCATAAACGATCACGCCATTCTACCGACCACGGAGACGATCGCGGCCATGCCCATAAACGCCGACATCGAGATGAAAGCAAAGACGACGAATCGTCGGCCGCGAAGGAGGTGATCCAGGAGGAACCAACTCACTTAAAGAGAGATGCGTGGATGGAAGCTCCGTCGGCGCTGGACATTGACTATGTGCATCGGCGTGATACGACGcgcttggaggaggagccaAAGCCCACGATGCTACAAGCAGATTTTGAGCTCAAAATCCACGGCAGGGAACTTAATCAACACTTGCACGATCTTAAGGATGGAAAGGCATTAGAGGAAATCCAAGAAGAGCAGGCGCAACACGATGTTGACTACACTTTCGGCGACTCTGGCTCACAATGGAGGATGACAAAACTCAATGCCGTTTACAGAGAGGCCGAGGAAAGCGGGAAGCCAGTGGAAGAAATTGCTATCGAGCGCTTCGGAGATCTACGTTCCTTTGATGATGCGcgcgaggaagaggcggaaCTAGATCGTCGCGAGCGGTACGGTGAGGGCTATGTAGGTAAAGAAAAGCCATCGGGTGAGCTTTTCCAAGAGAGAAAGCTACAGGAGGGCGTCCATCGGGATACACACGAGCATATCCGGAACCCTGAACAGGAACTAGAAGCCCACGGCCAGGGTAAACCGATCGCTACAGAACCGCCACAGAATACTACGCAGCCCCTTGACCTAACAGCGCTCAACCGACTTAAGgcgcagatgatgaaggcaaAACTCAAAGGCTCCCCTGATGCTGGGGAGCTTGAAGAACGATATAATGCTGCGgcggcagccatggcgaaCCGGAAGGACCCTGGTGTTGTGGTGTTGGGGGTCCAGCAGAACCGAATGCTTGCtggcaagagaaatgaagtcAAAGCCGTGGATACTAAACGAGGCCGAGAAAGGGGCCTAGTGGAAGAGAACGAGGATATGAGCATTGAAGATATGCTTCGCGAGGAGCGAAGAACCCGGGATCAATtaggaggagaagggaaacGGCTAGCTGAGAGAATAGCAAAGGATGCCAAATTCGAG AATGATTTGGAGTACATGGACGACAATGCCTCCAAACTAGCACGACGGGTGCATCAGTCAGAAATCAACCTCAAGAATACGTCTATCAGTGAATTCCAAAAGATGAACCGAATCCTGGATAATTGTCCTCTTTGCCATCATGAGGACACTAATACTCCGCCTATTGCCCCTGTGGTATCTCTGGCGACGAGAGTCTATCTTACTCTTCCCACAGAACCTGAACTCAATCAAGGGTGTGCTACCATTGTCCCCATTCAACATCGGACGAATCTTTTAGaatgtgatgatgatgaatgggaggAAATCCGCAACTTCATGAAGAGCTTGACCCGCATGTATCACGATCAAGGCCGCGATGTTATCTTTTATGAGAACGCAGCCCAGCCTCACCGAAAGAGGCACGCGGCAATGGAGGTAGTGCCCTTGCCATATGAGCTGGGGGAGACTTCTcctgccttcttcaaagagGCTATTCTCGCCGCAGACGCAGAATGGTCTCAACACAAAAAGTTAATCGACACATTAGCTAAATCTAAGCAAGGATTGGGCCGATCTGCCTTCCGCCGCACGCTGGTGAAAGAGATGCCATACTTCCATGTCTGGTTCGAACTTGATGGAGGTTTAGGGCATGTAGTCGAGGATGAGAACCGCTGGCCCCGGGGCGACCTCTTCGCACGAGAAATCATCGGGGGAATGTTGGATTTAGCACCAGACGTGATCAAGCGGCAGGGCCGCTGGAACCGTGGAGGTGATCGACGAGTCGATGGGTTTAAGAAACGGTGGAGGCGATTCGACTGGACGAGGGTGCTTTTTGAGGGGCAAACCTAA
- a CDS encoding putative ATP binding protein (GTPase XAB1, interacts with DNA repair protein XPA): MAQSPVAVVCVGMAGSGKTTFMQRINSYLHSQKKIPYVLNLDPAVYSVPFESNIDIRDSINYKEVMKQYNLGPNGGILTSLNLFATKVDQIIALLEKRTAPNPSNPSAKPIEHILVDTPGQIEVFVWSASGSILLETLASSFPTVIAYVIDTPRASSTSTFMSNMLYACSILYKTKLPMILVFNKTDVQDAEFAKEWMTDFDAFQQALREEEESGAFGTEGGAGGFGSGSGYMGSLLNSMSLMLEEFYRHLNIVGVSSMTGDGIDEFFQAVEEKRQEFERDYKPELERMKKEREEAQAAHREQELGKLMKDMNVSGSSKGKRAENEAETVSEAEEEEEELAAAKKRGDYEEEEDDSEDESGVPPAADNDGLSQRYQDALADSKAAPSDQDLSFARYLRASQMNQ, translated from the exons ATGGCGCAGTCTCCCGTGGCCGTTGTCTGCGTGGGCATGGCAG GCTCCGGAAAGACGACCTTCATGCAGCGAATCAACTCGTACCTCCactcgcagaagaagattccCTATGTTCTGAATCTGGACCCCGCCGTGTATTCCGTACCGTTTGAGAGTAACATCGATATCCGTGATTCCATCAATTACAAAGAGGTCATGAAACAGTACAACTTGGGCCCCAACGGTGGTATCTTGACGTCGTTGAACCTCTTTGCAACAAAGGTGGATCAGATTATCGCACTGCTGGAGAAACGCACCGCGCCGAACCCAAGCAACCCAAGTGCGAAGCCTATCGAGCATATCCTGGTCGACACCCCCGGGCAGATCGAAGTCTTTGTATGGAGTGCATCGGGTAGTATCCTGCTTGAGACCCTGGCTTCCTCGTTCCCCACCGTGATTGCATATGTGATTGATACCCCGCGCGCAAGCTCCACGAGTACCTTTATGAGTAATATGCTTTACGCCTGCAGTATTCTCTACAAGACTAAACTACCAATGATTCTTGTGTTCAACAAGACCGACGTTCAGGATGCCGAGTTTGCAAAGGAGTGGATGACCGACTTTGATGCCTTCCAGCAGGCTTTgcgggaagaagaggaatcgGGAGCCTTCGGAACCGagggtggtgctggaggttTTGGTTCAGGAAGTGGATACATGGGGTCGCTACTGAACAGCATGAGTCTGATGCTCGAAGAGTTTTACCGGCATCTGAACATCGTGGGTGTGAGCTCAATGACCGGAGATGGCATTGACGAGTTCTTCCAAGCCGTTGAAGAGAAACGTCAAGAATTCGAGCGTGACTACAAACCGGAACTGGAGCGtatgaagaaggagcgcgaAGAGGCACAGGCAGCCCACCGGGAACAAGAACTGGGTAAGTTGATGAAAGATATGAATGTCTCTGGGTCTAGCAAGGGCAAGCGTGCCGAGAACGAGGCGGAAACCGTCAGTGaagcggaggaggaggaagaggagctcgCGGCTGcaaagaagaggggagactacgaagaggaggaggacgataGTGAAGACGAATCGGGTGTTCCTCCGGCTGCCGATAATGATGGCCTCTCTCAGCGGTATCAGGATGCACTTGCCGATTCCAAGGCCGCGCCATCCGATCAGGATCTTAGCTTTGCCAGATACTTGCGAGCAAGCCAGATGAACCAGTGA
- a CDS encoding uncharacterized protein (predicted protein), whose protein sequence is MTTLLLDESRSASEDNDPKGPYAIPTLIVTALFQGFSAFYAYTRYLSSGHTAFAIGMIGYSVVAAIGLWCALFASSNGKISRKTGADKRTTGFPFKNTEAAKKHAWKKSS, encoded by the exons ATGACAACCTTGCTGTTGGATGAGTCCAGATCGGCTTCTG AGGACAACGATCCCAAGGGACCATATGCCATCCCCACATTGATCGTTACAGCCCTTTTCCAGGGATTTTCCGCCTTCTACGCTTATACCCGGTACTTGTCCTCGGGTCATACTGCCTTTGCTATAGGAATGATCGGGTACTCGGTGGTGGCCGCCATTGGGCTCTGGTGTGCACTCTTTGCCAGCAGCAATGGGAAGATTAGTCGGAAGACGGGTGCAGACAAGAGAACGACGGGATTTCCATTCAAAAACACAGAGGCAGCCAAGAAACATGCGTGGAAGAAAAGCTCTTGA